AAATAAAAAGAGGTGGTAACCCATGAAAAAACGTCAAAGTGGTGTTTTGATGCACATTTCTTCCCTTCCTGGACAATACGGGATTGGATCATTCGGTCAATCAGCATATGATTTTGTTGATTTCCTCGTTCGGACCAAGCAACGTTACTGGCAAATCTTGCCGCTTGGTACAACTAGTTATGGAGATTCTCCATACCAATCTTTCTCAGCTTTTGCTGGGAACACTCATTTTATTGATTTCGATCTTTTGATTGAACGAGGTTTGTTGACAGAAGCAGATCTTAAAGGAGTGGACTTTGGTCAAGATCCTACTCAAGTGGATTATGCAAAGGTTTTCGAACAACGTCGTCCGCTACTTGAAAAAGCCGTTGCGAACTTCTTGAAATCAGGTGATCAAAAAGAATTCCAAGCCTTTTGCGAAGCCAATGCTTCTTGGTTGGACCTATTTACAGAATACATGGCTATCAAAGAACACTTTGATTTAAAAGCCTGGACAGAATGGCCAGATGCAGCTATTCGTGCACGTGAACCAAAAGCTTTGGCTCAATACCGTGAAGAATTGGCGGATCAATTGACTTACCATCGTGTGACTCAATTCTTCTTCTTCCAACAATGGTTGGCCTTGAAAGCTTATGCCAATGATCATCACATTGAAATCGTCGGAGATATGCCAATCTATGTAGCGGAAGATTCAAGTGACATGTGGGCAAACCCTCATCTCTTCAAAACAGATGAAAACGTGAAAGCGACTTGCATCGCAGGATGCCCGCCAGATGAATTCTCAGCAACTGGTCAACTTTGGGGTAATCCGATCTATGACTGGGAAGCAATGGACAAAGATGGCTACCAATGGTGGATTGAACGCTTGCGTGAAAGCTTCAAGATCTACGATATCGTTCGGATCGACCACTTCCGTGGTTTTGAGTCTTACTGGGAAATTCCTGCTGGATCAGATACAGCAGCACCAGGTAAATGGGTTAAAGGCCCTGGCTACAAACTCTTTGCAGCTGTGAAGGAAGAGCTCGGTGATTTGAACATCATCGCTGAGGACCTTGGCTTTATGACGGATGAAGTCATCGAACTTCGTGAACGTACTGGCTTCCCAGGAATGAAGATTCTTCAATTTGCCTTCAATCCGGACGATGAAAGTATCGATAGCCCTCACTTGGCACCAAACAATTCTGTGATGTATACAGGAACACATGATAACAACACAGTTCTTGGATGGTACCGCAATGAAATCGACGATCCAACTCGTGAGTACCTTGCTCGTTATACTAACCGGAAAGAGTACGAATCTGTACCGCATGCGATGCTTCGAACAGTCTTTGCTTCCGTCAGCTTCATGGCGATTGCTACTATGCAAGACTTGCTCGAGTTGGATGGTTCAGCTCGGATGAACTTCCCATCAACTCTTGGTGGTAACTGGTCATGGCGAATGACAGCGGATCAACTGACTCCAGCTGTCGAGCAAGAATTGCTTGATTTCACTACGATCTATCGTCGTGAAAATAAAGACTTGAAAAAAGAAGTTAAAAAAGCAGAAAAATAATCTTTCCCCTATTAAAAAATTATTGAAATATAAGGAGACTTTCAACATGGAATCATTACAAAAATATGTGATTGATCATCATCAAAAAACAATCGCAGAATGTTCAAATGAAGAATTGTACATTGCCTTGCTAAATTACACGAAGCAAGCAAGTGCTCAAAAGAAAATCAATACTGGTAAGAAAAAAGTTTACTATATCTCAGCTGAGTTCTTGATCGGTAAACTCTTGTCTAATAACTTGATCAACTTGGGTCTTTACGACGATGTCAAACAAGAATTGTCAGATGCTGGTAAAGACTTGATCGAAGTAGAAGAAGTGGAATTGGAACCATCACTTGGTAACGGTGGTTTGGGACGTTTGGCAGCCTGCTTTATCGACTCTATCTCAAGCCTTGGTTTGACAGGGGATGGGGTTGGTTTGAACTATCACTTTGGTTTGTTCCAACAAGTATTTAAAAACAACCAACAAGAAACCATTCCAAACGCATGGTTGACTGACCAAAGCTGGCTCGTTCGTTCAAGTCGTAGCTACAAAGTGCCATTTGCACAGTTCACATTGACTTCTACCCTTTATGATATCGATGTCCCTGGTTATAAGGTTGATACGAAGAACCGTTTGCGTTTGTTCGACTTGGATTCAGTTGATTCATCTATTATTGAAGATGGTATTAACTTTGACAAGACAGATATCGCTCGCAACTTGACCCTCTTCTTGTACCCAGATGATAGTAACCGTCAAGGGGAATTGCTCCGTATCTTCCAACAATACTTCATGGTATCAAATGGAGCGCAATTGATCATCGACGAAGCTATCGAAAAAGGAAGCAACTTGCATGACCTTGCTGACTATGCTGTTGTACAAATCAACGATACTCACCCATCAATGGTCATCCCTGAATTGATCCGTCTTTTGACAGAACGTGGTATTGAAATGGATGAAGCCATCTCAATCGTTCGCAGCATGACGGCCTACACTAACCACACAATCCTTGCAGAAGCCCTTGAAAAATGGCCACTTGAGTTCTTGCAAGAAGTGGTCCCTCACCTAGTTCCGATCATTGAAGAATTGGACCGCCGTGTTCGCGCTGAATACAAAGATCCAGCTGTTCAAATCATCGATGAGAATGATCGCGTACACATGGCCCACATGGATATCCACTATGGATTTAGCGTAAATGGGGTAGCAGCACTTCATACAGAAATCTTGAAGAATTCTGAGTTGAAAGCCTTCTACGACATTTACCCTGAAAAATTCAACAACAAAACAAATGGGATCACCTTCCGTCGTTGGCTCATGCATGCCAACCCAACCTTGTCACATTACTTGGATGAGATCCTCGGACGTGACTGGCACCATGATGCATCTAAATTGGAAGACCTTCTTTCTTATGAAGATAAAGATGCAGTCAAAGCAAAATTGGAAAACATCAAGTCTCACAACAAACGGAAATTGGCTCGTTTCTTGAAAGACCATCAAGGTGTGGAAATCAATCCTAACTCTATCTTTGATACCCAAATCAAACGTCTTCACGAATACAAACGTCAACAAATGAACGCTTTGTATGTGATCCACAAATACTTGGACATCAAAGCTGGAAATATCCCTGCTCGTCCAATCACTGTTCTCTTTGGTGGTAAAGCAGCTCCTGCCTACACCATTGCACAAGATATCATCCACTTGATCCTTTGCTTGTCTGAAGTGATTGCAAACGATCCAGCAGTAGCTCCACACTTGCAAGTCGTTATGGTAGAAAACTACAACGTGACTGCTGCAAGCTACTTGATTCCAGCTAGCGATATTTCTGAGCAAATCTCCCTTGCTTCTAAGGAAGCTTCAGGTACTGGTAACATGAAATTCATGTTGAATGGTGCGTTGACACTTGGTACTATGGATGGAGCAAACGTGGAAATCGCTGAATTGGTTGGACGTGACAACATCTACATCTTCGGTGAAGATTCAGAAACTGTAATCGATCTATATGCGAAATCAGCATACAAATCAGCGGACTTCTATGAACGTGAAGCTATCAAACCATTGGTAGACTTCATTATCAGCGATGCCGTTCTTGCAGTTGGTAACAAGGAACGCTTGACTCGTCTTCACAAGGAATTGATCAATAAAGACTGGTTCATGACCCTTCTTGACTTGGAAGACTACATTGTAACCAAAGAACGCATGTTGGCTGACTACGAAGACCGTGATGCATGGTTGGATCAAGTGATCGTTAACATTGCGAAAGCAGGATTCTTCTCATCTGACCGTACGATCGCTCAGTACAATGAAGATATCTGGCACTTAAACTAATCATTAGTTGTTAGACCAAGGTTCTTAAGACCCTGGTCTTTTTCATTACTTCTTATTTGAGAACAGAAAGGGGAAGAAATTTAGAGAATGGACACTTCTGTAAAAAGTGCTGTTTTTTGATTTTTTCAGACTTGAAGGGGAGTATGTTACATAATTTTTTGCTATAACCTTCAACTTTAATCTGTTGGTATAAAAAAATGATTCCTCTTAAAAAGCGTTCCGATGAAATTTATAAAAAAAATATGTTGGTGAAAATATCTTGAAAATAAAGGATTTTTTCAATGATATTTATAGATATTTTCAAATAAATGATAGGGAAGAATCTGAAAGTTAGGAGTTTTATATTGCTAAATTTTTTAAAGTAAAATAAATTAACAAATATTTTAAAATAGTTGATTGTAATACAATAGAGTTAACTGGCAGTAGCGTATTTTAGCCTCTACGGTGAGATTTTTTAAAACGATAAATTGCAAGAATAAGTGCAACATTTACTTGAACTCATCCTCTAGAGCTTCACAAGCAGTCCTGTAAGCTAAACATTTTCATGGTCGGTGATTGATATCATATAAAGCCTTGTTCGAATCCTCATCAGAGATAGTGGCTAAGTCTGTTTTCTTTGGGAAATATTCTCTTAGTAAGCCACTTGCGTTTTCATTACTTCCTCTCTGCCAGGATGAATACACATACGGAGGAAATGATGATATTATCGAAAGCTACACAGTAGTCCCAACTCCTGAAGTTCCAGAACAGCCTGTACAACCTGCGGAACCACAAACACCTGTGCTTCCAAATACAGGTACAGAAAGCTCAACTGCAGCTGTTCTTGCAGGTGCGATAGCTGGATTGCTTGCTCGCAAGAAAAAAGAAGATTAATTCTTATTTCATTCGTTCATTCATCTAAATAGAGAAAGTCAGAAGGCAAGTCCTTCTGGCTTTTTTGATGGAGTGATGACCAAATAGTTGTGAAAAAGGACAGAATAGTTCTTGGATAAGGAAAGAACGTGGCTTTTAAAGACCAAATAGTGTAGAAATGAAGCAGAATAGAAATAATCTACTGAAATAGAGAAAAATCAGCTATACTAGTCCTGTTCGAATGAAAGTTTATAGGACTCCGTTATATCTCTAATCATTCCAATTATACAGTTGCGATGTCTTTTTCATCTTTTGCACACATTATTTTCCAAATGAATTTCATTTGAACGTATCAGTGATCAGGCGAGTGCTTCCATAGTTTGAGGCGCTTGCCTTTCTATCTGTATCGCGATATAATAGGTTGTAAGAAATGAAAAGGAGTTTGTATGAAAAAGAAACCTATCTATCTTTACATCCTGTTATTTTTCTCTACGGTTGGAACCCTAACATCAGCTGTGTCAACCTTTGGAGCTTCAAAGAGCTTTGAATTGACAGATGACTTTGCAAAACAACTTGGCTTAACGACAGCTCAAGACAAGGCGGACTACTTAGCCTATTATGGCAAATCAGCACAAGCCAATCAGTCTCCGCTTGCCTTTTTATTTGTTTCGCTGATTCTTATCGCTTTGCTTGCAACTTTCTATTTCCTCTTTATGAAGGAGGATCTGCTAACAGCCCATTATACTTATTTGGGGCAGATTTTGCTAAACCAAGTATTCTCTTGCTATAATTATCTTGCAGGACGTCCACTATTAGCTAGTTTTTCAAACTCAGCGCTTCGTCAACGATATCTAGCATCTTCATTCCTTGCTTTGTTACTCTTGACCGCTTTGAACCTTCTCTTCTTTGGGATTATCTTGTATAAAACCTTGCGTTTGAGAAAAGCTCAAGCTAGGGCATAATAGATGAGTGTGAATAAAGCTCTCTTAAAGGATAAGAGAGCTTCTTGATTGGAGAAAAAAGATGAAAGTATCCTTTGTTTATATTAGTCTGAGTGGGAATACAGAGAGTTTTGTCCGCCGTTTAAGTGACTATTTGCTGGAAGCCCATCCTGAACTTGAAATCGAGAAAGTTCATGTGAAAGACCTGGTCAAAGAGGGCCAGCCCTTCTTTGAAATGACCAATCCTTTTATTACTTTTTTGCCAACCTATTTGGAGGGTGGAAATGGTGTTGACAATGGCGATGTGGAAATTTTGACGACAGATGTCGCAGATTTTATTGCTTATGGAGACAATGCCAGCAAGTGCTTAGGAGTGGTTGGATCAGGCAATCGGAATTTTAACAATCAATATTGTTTAACCGCTAAGCAATACAGCCAACGCTTTGGTTTCCCCATGTTAGCCGATTTTGAAATGCGGGGGATGTTGGGAGATATTAAAAAAGTAGCGGCCATTGTAGAAGATTTATACCATCTTTAAAACAGAAGAACCAAGCCTAAGCTTGGTTCTTATTTGTTGCGACTGAATAGAAGAGGAGTCATGTTTTGTATGACTCCTCTTTTACGCTTTATTTTAATTTTTCTGTGATTTCTTTAGCAAGTAGGAGCCCTAATCGATAGTCTTTGTTGATGGCATGGATAACATCGTTGATATTGTCGGTCTCTTGGATTTTTTCCTTGATGCTATCTTTGAAAGCTTGATCTTTCAAGAGTTGTTCTTGTAAGAGCCGTTGTAGTTTTTCTCTTTCGTACTTGTTAAATAAAAAGAGGACCACTAAACTGATGAGGATTAAGATGTAAACGGTTTGATTCATAGATTTCTCCTGTATATAAAGGATCTGAAAAGGTAGAGAATGAAGGGCATTGGACATGAGAAAAGGAGTGAGAAAGAACTAAGTTTAAATGCATTTAGTTCTTTCTCACTCCCAGAAGAGATATTCTACTGATCAACAATTAGATAAGAAATTACATTTTCTCAGGTGCATCGACACCAAGTAAGCGAAGGGCTTCTTTCAAAACAACTGCTGTTGAGTAGCTAAGAGCAAGACGGCTATCGCGTTCTGGGCTTTCATCCAAGATACGAGTGTGAGCATAGTACTTGTTGAAGGCTTGAGCCAAGTTAATCGCATATTTAGCGATCAAGGATGGGTCATAGTTTTCAGCGGCACGTTTGACAACACGAGAGAAATCTTGGAGAAGCTTGATGATTTCCCAGCTTTCTGGGTCGCTCAAGCTGTAAGTTGCATCTGTTGATGGGGTGAAGTTAGCTTTGCGAAGGATGGATTGGATACGAGCATAAGCGTATTGAACGTAAGGTCCAGTTTCTCCTTCAAAGGATACCATGGCTTCAAGGTCAAAGTCATACCCGTTGCGACGGTCAGTCTTCAAGTCATAGAATTTAACCGCACCAACACCGACTGCATGTGCCACTTCTTCTTTGTTTTCAAGTTCAGGATTCTTCTCTTCGATTTGAGCTTTGGCACGAGAGATAGCTTCTTGAAGAGTTGGTTCGAGCAGGATGATATTTCCTTTACGAGTTGACAATTTTTGGCGGTTTTTTGTCACCAAACCAAAGTCAACGTGAACCATATCATCGCTCCAGTCAAATCCCATTTTCTTCAAAACAGCTTTCAACTGACGGAAGTGGTTGGATTGTTCTTGACCTACAGCATAGATGTTTTTCACAAAGTTGTAAGTCCGAGCACGGTACATAGCGGTTGCGATATCACGAGTGATATAAAGAGTGGCACCGTCTGATTTCTTAATCATAGCTGGTGGAAGGTTGACATCATCCAACTCAACGATGCTAGCCCCTTTAGACTCTTTCAACAAGCCTTTTTCTTCAAGGATTTGGACAGCTTCATCCATCTTGTCATTGTAGAAAGCTTCTCCGTTTAAGCTATCAAACTCAACACCGAGTAGTTTGTAGATACGGTTGAATTCCACCAAACTCTCGTCACGGAACCATTGCCACAATTCAGTCGCTTCTGGATCTCCATCTTCCAATTTCTTGAACCAGAGACGTCCTTCTTCATCAAGCTCAGGATCGTTTTCAATTTCAGCATTGATACGAACGTAAAGTTTTAGCAATTCATCGATTGGGTTGGCTTCGACAGCTTCCTTGCTACCCCATTTTTTGTAAGCGACCATCAAGAGGCCGAACTGTTTACCCCAGTCTCCCAAGTGGTTGATTTTAATCGTGTTGTAGCCCATTTTGCGGAAGATGTTTGAAAGAGCATCCCCGATAACAGTTGAACGCAAGTGACCAACTGAGAATGGTTTTGCGATGTTTGGGCTTGAAAGGTCGATGGTGATGTTTTGACCATGTCCTTCGTCTTGTTGGCCGTAGTCTGCTCCTGCTTCAATGACAGATTTGATCACCTGATCAGAGATCTTAGATTTGTCTAAGAAGAAGTTCACGTAAGGTCCAGTTGCAACGACTTTTTCGAAGGCGCTTTGGTCGATCTTTTCAGCAATATCTGCAGCGATTGCTTGAGGAGCCTTGCGTTCCACTTTTGCAAGTGAGAAGGCTGGAAAAGCAATGTCACCAAGTTCAGATGATTTTGGTTGTTCAAGCAAGTTTAAAATAGCATCTTGGTCAAGAGATTCAATCACTTTGGCCAATTCACTAGCAATGAGTTCTTTATTGTTCATATTAGCTCCTTAGTCCTTTTAACTATTATTTTAACACAATTCTGAGCGAATTTTCAATTTTTTTGGTATAATTTAAAGTATATTTATTCAAAAGTGGAGGTCCAATGAAAAAGACAGAACGACACCTTTTGATTCAACAGATGATTCGAAATGAAAAACTGTCCACGCAAAAAGAGATTCAGGATCGTTTAGAAGCAAAAGGAATTGCAGTAACTCAAACGACCCTCTCACGTGATTTGCGGGATCTAGGTCTGGTCAAGGTGAAGCGAAAAGATCAATTGTATTATATTTTGCCAAATGAGCCTGAGGTGGCAGAGATTTATATTATGCTGTCCAGCCATGCCAAGTCTGTCTCACGGGCAGAATTCACCTTGGTCTTGCGGACAGAGCTAGGAGAAGCGGCTCTCTTGGCCAACGGTGTAGATGAAATGTCAGATGAGCGTATTTTGGGAACAGTAGCAGGGGCCAATACCCTCTTGATTGTTTGTCGAGACCAAGATGCAGCCATTGAAATTCAAAATGAAATTTTAGGGATGATGCAGTAGTCAAGCCCCGTTGGAGAGAAAGAGAGATGTCAAAAGGAGGAAGATAGTGAGCTATCTACTCCTGTTTTCATCTATGGAGCTTGCGTCAGAAAATGATGCGAGAGTAAGGAATAAAGAAGTATGGCAGTAGAGAAAATATCCCCTGGAATGCAGCAGTATCTAGATATCAAAAAAGACTATCCGGATGCCTTTTTGCTGTTTCGAATGGGAGATTTTTACGAATTATTTTATGAAGATGCAGTGAATGCAGCTCAAATTTTAGAGATTTCCTTAACCTCACGGAATAAAAATGCAGAGAATCCGATCCCCATGGCGGGTGTTCCCTACCACTCGGCCCAGCAGTATATTGATGTTCTCATTGAACAGGGGTATAAGGTCGCGATTGCAGAACAAATGGAAGACCCCAAAGAAGCCAAAGGGGTCGTTAAGCGTGAAGTCGTACAGGTGATTACGCCGGGGACAGTGGTGGATTCGACCAAGCCAGATAGTGAGAACAACTTCCTGGTTGCTTTGGATCGTTCAGGAAATGATTATGGGCTAGCCTATATGGATCTGGTGACAGGAGAGTTTCAGGTGACGACCCTCAATGACTTTAGCATGGTTTGTGGAGAAATCCGCAATTTACGTGCGCGTGAGGTGGTCCTGGGTTATGAGTTGCCAGAACAGGAAGAGCGTGTGTTTGTGAGCCAGATGAATCTCTTGCTGTCACATGTAGAGACGGCGCTCGACGATGTTCAACTCTTAGGGGATCAGTTGAGTGAGCTCGAAAAGAAAACGGCTGGAAAACTTCTCCAGTATGTCTACCAGACACAAATGCGGGAATTGAGCCACCTCAAAAAAGCCCATCATTATGAGATTTGCGATTTCTTGCAGATGGACTTTGCGACCAAGGCTAGTCTTGATTTGACAGAGAATGCTCGGACTGGGAAGAAGCATGGTAGCTTGTATTGGTATTTGGATGAAACCAAGACGGCCATGGGAGGTCGTTTGTTGCGCTCCTGGATTCAGAAACCCTTAGTCGATTTGAAACGGATTCGAGAGCGCCAGGACATCATTCAGGTCTTTATGGATCATTTCTTTGAACGGAGCGATTTGACCGACAGCCTCAAAGGGGTCTATGACATTGAACGCTTAGCGAGTCGGGTTTCCTTTGGTAAGATCAATCCTAAGGATCTCTTGCAGCTAGGAGATACTCTGGGTCATGTGCCGACGATCAAGTCGATTCTACTGGGGATTGGTGATCCGGTCTTAGATGTCTTGATTGCACGCTTGGATGAACTTCCCGAGTTGCACCGCTTGATTACCTCAGCTATTGCTCCGGAAGCGTCTGCTGTTATTACAGAGGGAAATATTATCCGAACTGGGTTTGACGACCAATTGGACCAGTACCGTCTTGTTCTCCGGGATGGTACTGGTTGGATTGCTGAGATTGAGGCCAAGGAGCGCGAAGCCAGCGGCATTACAGGTCTAAAGATCGATTACAACAAGAAGGATGGCTACTATTTCCATGTCACCAATTCTCAATTGAGTCACGTTCCTGCTCACTTTTTCCGCAAGGCGACCTTGAAAAATTCAGAACGCTTTGGTACGGAGGAATTGGCACGCATTGAAGGAGATATGCTAGAGGCGCGTGAGAAGTCTGCTAATCTGGAATATACGATTTTTATGCGGATTCGTGAAGAAGTTGGTAAGTATATCCAACGTCTGCAACAGTTAGCTCAGGCGATTGCGACGGTTGATGTTTTACAAAGTTTAGCCAGTGTCGCTGAGTCGCAACAGTTGAATCGTCCCTTCTTTCATGAAGAACGACGAATCGCGATCGACAAAGGCCGCCATCCGGTTGTTGAGAAAGTGATGGGAGCCCAGTCCTATATTCCTAATAGCATCTTTATGGATGAAGAACGGGACATTCAGCTGATTACGGGGCCAAATATGAGCGGGAAGTCTACCTATATGCGCCAATTGGCGATCATTGTGATTCTTGCCCAAATTGGCTCTTATGTTCCAGCGCAAAGGGCTGAATTGCCAATTTTTGATGCGATTTATACCCGGATCGGAGCTGCTGATGACCTGGTATCGGGTCAGTCTACCTTCATGGTGGAAATGATGGAAGCCAATCACGCCATTCGCAAGGCAACGCCTCAGTCCTTGATTTTATTTGATGAGTTGGGACGGGGAACGGCGACCTATGATGGGATGGCTCTCGCCCAGTCCATCATCGAATATATCCATGATCGGACCGGAGCCAAAACCTTGTTTGCGACCCATTACCATGAGTTGACGTCTCTCTCAGAGACCTTGTCCCGTTTGGAAAATGTTCATGTTGCGACCTTGGAGCGAGATGGTCAGGTTACCTTCTTGCACAAGATTGAACCCGGCCCAGCGGATAAGTCCTATGGGATTCACGTGGCCAAGATCGCTGGTTTGCCAGAAGAATTATTGAAGCGGGCGGATGCGATTTTGACCAAGCTCGAAGGACAAGCCCAGCAAGTACCGCTTGCGGATGCAACTCCTAAAAAGGAAGTGTCTTCGCAGGTTGCTGAACAAATGTCCCTCTTTGAGGAGGAGACAGAAAATACGGTGATCACAGAATTGAAGAATCTGGATCTCTACAATATGACTCCGATGGAAGTCATGATGGCAGTCGCCGAATTGAAAAAGAAATTGTAAAAAGAAGATCCTCGTAATAGCGAGGATCTTTTATTGAAGACAAAGTCATCTTAGAAACTTTCCTTAGGTGAGTACGGACGTCAGCGAACTTCTTCGAAGTTCCAAGACTAATTATTGAGCCTAAGGTCTCAATAATTCCGAGTGCCTGAAACAATTGTGTTTCAGGCACTTTTCTCACAGCGGAAAGTTTCAGTAGATGATTGAATAACTATAACGAGTATAATTTTTATAGAATTTATTAGATTTGTATAAATGAACAGTTTATCTCCACTTTCAGATCCTCGTAGCACTGAGGATCTTTTTGCTTAGTGGTTAGCAATGCTTTGATTGATTTCTTGGACTTGTTTTTTATAAAAATGATAGGAGACCAACCAGATGATCACGTAAACGAGGGTGAATTCGACAATGAGTGAGAGGTAAAATCCGAGTCTTGCTGGGAACCAGCCGGCTAACGTAGCTAGGGGAATAAAGCCAAGCAACATGAGCAAGTAGTGGCTCAGAGTAGCCCGTAAGAGGCTCCAGTCTTTTTGAAAGAGAAGACTTCCGAAGCTAAAGAGGACCCCAATTGCACCCCAAACGAGGGCACAATAGAGCATGACCAGTGAGCCGTGAACATGATGCAAGAACATCCAGCGGCCGACTGCAGAGTTGGGGCTTAAGGGAAGGTACAACTCAGGTGAGAAGAGGTAGGAAAAGAAGATGGATAAGATGAGCCCGATGAAAATCCCTTTTAGGGCGTCAGAAAAAGATTGTTTTAGCATGATAATTTCTCCTTAATGGCTTTCAAGTAACGACGGGAGGAGTAGGTCAGACTCCCGTTTTTAAGATGGATTTGCACAGATCCTCCACCGGTAAAGTGCAGGTGATCGATGGATTGGGTGTTGATAATTTCAGATTGGGAAATTTTGAGAAAGAAGGTCGGCAAGTCTTCAGATAGCTGATAGAGTGGTCCAGTCAGAATAAATTGATCTGTCATGGTCTCACCAATTACTTGCCGATTTTCAATGTAAAAACGTTGGAATAGCTGGCTTTCGATCAGGTAAGCTTCCCCATCCTTTTTGGCACGTAAGCGCCCTTTTTGATCCAATTCTTCCACAAAGTCACGGATTTTCTCAACACGCGCAGACAGTGCAGGTGCTGTGATCATCACCGCTTCTTCTTGGAAGTTGGAATCAATGTGTACTTCTACTTTCATAAGATATTTTCTCCCTCCTTTGGGTAAAGTC
The DNA window shown above is from Streptococcus sp. S1 and carries:
- a CDS encoding ABC transporter permease, coding for MKKKPIYLYILLFFSTVGTLTSAVSTFGASKSFELTDDFAKQLGLTTAQDKADYLAYYGKSAQANQSPLAFLFVSLILIALLATFYFLFMKEDLLTAHYTYLGQILLNQVFSCYNYLAGRPLLASFSNSALRQRYLASSFLALLLLTALNLLFFGIILYKTLRLRKAQARA
- the glgP gene encoding glycogen/starch/alpha-glucan family phosphorylase, which translates into the protein MESLQKYVIDHHQKTIAECSNEELYIALLNYTKQASAQKKINTGKKKVYYISAEFLIGKLLSNNLINLGLYDDVKQELSDAGKDLIEVEEVELEPSLGNGGLGRLAACFIDSISSLGLTGDGVGLNYHFGLFQQVFKNNQQETIPNAWLTDQSWLVRSSRSYKVPFAQFTLTSTLYDIDVPGYKVDTKNRLRLFDLDSVDSSIIEDGINFDKTDIARNLTLFLYPDDSNRQGELLRIFQQYFMVSNGAQLIIDEAIEKGSNLHDLADYAVVQINDTHPSMVIPELIRLLTERGIEMDEAISIVRSMTAYTNHTILAEALEKWPLEFLQEVVPHLVPIIEELDRRVRAEYKDPAVQIIDENDRVHMAHMDIHYGFSVNGVAALHTEILKNSELKAFYDIYPEKFNNKTNGITFRRWLMHANPTLSHYLDEILGRDWHHDASKLEDLLSYEDKDAVKAKLENIKSHNKRKLARFLKDHQGVEINPNSIFDTQIKRLHEYKRQQMNALYVIHKYLDIKAGNIPARPITVLFGGKAAPAYTIAQDIIHLILCLSEVIANDPAVAPHLQVVMVENYNVTAASYLIPASDISEQISLASKEASGTGNMKFMLNGALTLGTMDGANVEIAELVGRDNIYIFGEDSETVIDLYAKSAYKSADFYEREAIKPLVDFIISDAVLAVGNKERLTRLHKELINKDWFMTLLDLEDYIVTKERMLADYEDRDAWLDQVIVNIAKAGFFSSDRTIAQYNEDIWHLN
- the nrdI gene encoding class Ib ribonucleoside-diphosphate reductase assembly flavoprotein NrdI — encoded protein: MKVSFVYISLSGNTESFVRRLSDYLLEAHPELEIEKVHVKDLVKEGQPFFEMTNPFITFLPTYLEGGNGVDNGDVEILTTDVADFIAYGDNASKCLGVVGSGNRNFNNQYCLTAKQYSQRFGFPMLADFEMRGMLGDIKKVAAIVEDLYHL
- the argS gene encoding arginine--tRNA ligase; the encoded protein is MNNKELIASELAKVIESLDQDAILNLLEQPKSSELGDIAFPAFSLAKVERKAPQAIAADIAEKIDQSAFEKVVATGPYVNFFLDKSKISDQVIKSVIEAGADYGQQDEGHGQNITIDLSSPNIAKPFSVGHLRSTVIGDALSNIFRKMGYNTIKINHLGDWGKQFGLLMVAYKKWGSKEAVEANPIDELLKLYVRINAEIENDPELDEEGRLWFKKLEDGDPEATELWQWFRDESLVEFNRIYKLLGVEFDSLNGEAFYNDKMDEAVQILEEKGLLKESKGASIVELDDVNLPPAMIKKSDGATLYITRDIATAMYRARTYNFVKNIYAVGQEQSNHFRQLKAVLKKMGFDWSDDMVHVDFGLVTKNRQKLSTRKGNIILLEPTLQEAISRAKAQIEEKNPELENKEEVAHAVGVGAVKFYDLKTDRRNGYDFDLEAMVSFEGETGPYVQYAYARIQSILRKANFTPSTDATYSLSDPESWEIIKLLQDFSRVVKRAAENYDPSLIAKYAINLAQAFNKYYAHTRILDESPERDSRLALSYSTAVVLKEALRLLGVDAPEKM
- a CDS encoding LPXTG cell wall anchor domain-containing protein; protein product: MLPNTGTESSTAAVLAGAIAGLLARKKKED
- the malQ gene encoding 4-alpha-glucanotransferase yields the protein MKKRQSGVLMHISSLPGQYGIGSFGQSAYDFVDFLVRTKQRYWQILPLGTTSYGDSPYQSFSAFAGNTHFIDFDLLIERGLLTEADLKGVDFGQDPTQVDYAKVFEQRRPLLEKAVANFLKSGDQKEFQAFCEANASWLDLFTEYMAIKEHFDLKAWTEWPDAAIRAREPKALAQYREELADQLTYHRVTQFFFFQQWLALKAYANDHHIEIVGDMPIYVAEDSSDMWANPHLFKTDENVKATCIAGCPPDEFSATGQLWGNPIYDWEAMDKDGYQWWIERLRESFKIYDIVRIDHFRGFESYWEIPAGSDTAAPGKWVKGPGYKLFAAVKEELGDLNIIAEDLGFMTDEVIELRERTGFPGMKILQFAFNPDDESIDSPHLAPNNSVMYTGTHDNNTVLGWYRNEIDDPTREYLARYTNRKEYESVPHAMLRTVFASVSFMAIATMQDLLELDGSARMNFPSTLGGNWSWRMTADQLTPAVEQELLDFTTIYRRENKDLKKEVKKAEK
- the argR gene encoding arginine repressor, whose protein sequence is MKKTERHLLIQQMIRNEKLSTQKEIQDRLEAKGIAVTQTTLSRDLRDLGLVKVKRKDQLYYILPNEPEVAEIYIMLSSHAKSVSRAEFTLVLRTELGEAALLANGVDEMSDERILGTVAGANTLLIVCRDQDAAIEIQNEILGMMQ